From Toxorhynchites rutilus septentrionalis strain SRP chromosome 2, ASM2978413v1, whole genome shotgun sequence, a single genomic window includes:
- the LOC129766172 gene encoding plasma membrane calcium-transporting ATPase 1 isoform X7 gives MATIDGRPAQYQITLKNLREIMEHRGREGVAMVNEYGGVHEICRKLYTSANDGLSGSKADIEHRRETFGSNTIPPKPPKSFLTLVWEALQDVTLIILEIAAIISLLLSFYQPADEEEPLEEEEEHYAWIEGLAILVSVFVVVVVTAFNDYSKEKQFRGLQSRIEGEHKFSVIRGGDAVQINIGEIVVGDICQIKYGDLLPADGILIQSNDLKIDESSLTGESDHVKKNESTDPMVLSGTHVMEGSGKMVVTAVGVNSQAGIIFTLLGAAVDEHEAAAKQKKKDAKKAKKLKDGDEITNNSHHPGLKSQATVDSITSDDADAKGGGGGGGGSHGKEKSVLQAKLTKLAIQIGYAGSTIAVLTVIILIIQFCIQTFVIEQKPWRNSYANNLVKHFIIGVTVLVVAVPEGLPLAVTLSLAYSVKKMMKDNNLVRHLDACETMGNATAICSDKTGTLTTNRMTVVQSYICEKLCKVTPKYSDIPHIVGEAVVEGISLNSAYTTCLMPGVNPGDPLQQVGNKTECALLGFVQGLGKSYQAIRDVHPEDSFTRVYTFNSVRKSMSTVIPRPAGGYRVYSKGASEIVLKKCSFIYGQDGVLEKFTRDMQERLLHQVIEPMACDGLRTICIAFRDFVPGKAEINQVHCEGEPNWDDEENIVCNLTCLCVVGIEDPVRPEVPDAIRKCQRAGITVRMVTGDNINTARSIATKCGIIRPQDDFLVLEGKEFNRRIRDSNGDIQQHLLDKVWPKLRVLARSSPTDKYNLVKGIIDSKVTDNREVVAVTGDGTNDGPALKKADVGFAMGIAGTDVAKEASDIILTDDNFSSIVKAVMWGRNVYDSIAKFLQFQLTVNVVAVIVAFIGACAVQDSPLKAVQMLWMNLIMDTLASLALATEMPTADLLLRKPYGRTKPLISRTMMKNILGQAVYQLLIVFGFLFVGDRFLDIESGRGQPLNSDSTQHFTIIFNVFVFMTLFNELNARKIHGQRNIFEGLFTNPIFYSIWIVTLVSQIFIIQFGKVAFSTKALNVEQWLWSVFFGLGTLIWGQVVTSIPTRKMPKKMAWGRGDAEYAEAMRLGEERYDSMDNDKKPRAGSNIPTGRLIGTNVGDLKYIDEDQRLHNNQHIIGAEDISLKN, from the exons ATGGCGACGATAGACGGGCGACCGGCGCAGTATCAGATCACGCTGAAGAATCTGCGCGAGATCATGGAGCACCGGGGCCGGGAAGGGGTGGCGATGGTGAACGAGTACGGCGGGGTGCACGAGATCtgccggaagctgtacacctcCGCGAACGATGGTCTGAGCGGCTCGAAAGCGGACATCGAGCATCGGCGAGAGACCTTCGGTTCGAATACGATTCCCCCCAAACCACCGAAGTCGTTCCTCACGCTGGTGTGGGAAGCGCTTCAGGACGTGACGCTAATCATTCTGGAAATTGCTGCCATCATATCGTTACTGTTATCGTTCTACCAGCCGGCGGACGAAGAGGAACCCCTCGAGGAGGAAGAGGAGCACTACGCATGGATCGAAGGTCTCGCCATCCTGGTTTCGGTGTTTGTGGTCGTGGTTGTGACGGCCTTCAACGATTACTCGAAGGAGAAACAGTTCCGAGGGCTGCAGTCACGGATCGAGGGCGAGCACAAGTTTTCTGTCATACGAGGCGGCGATGCGGTTCAGATAAACATCGGTGAGATTGTGGTGGGAGACATCTGTCAGATCAAGTACGGTGATCTGCTGCCGGCCGACGGTATACTCATCCAGAGCAATGATCTGAAGATTGACGAATCCTCGCTGACGGGCGAGTCGGATCATGTGAAGAAGAATGAGTCTACGGATCCGATGGTTCTCTCCGGAACTCACGTGATGGAAGGTAGCGGCAAAATGGTGGTAACGGCGGTCGGTGTCAACTCGCAAGCTGGTATCATTTTCACGCTGCTGGGAGCTGCCGTAGATGAGCATGAAGCGGCTGCCAAGCAGAAGAAAAAGGACGCCAAAAAGGCGAAGAAACTGAAAGACGGGGACGAGATTACCAACAACAGCCACCATCCGGGACTGAAGTCTCAAGCAACGGTTGATTCGATCACTTCGGATGATGCGGACGCGAAGGGAGGCGGCGGAGGCGGTGGCGGTAGCCACGGAAAGGAAAAATCCGTCCTCCAGGCTAAACTCACCAAACTAGCCATCCAGATTGGTTACGCTGGTTCCACCATTGCGGTGCTGACCGTCATCATCCTGATCATCCAGTTCTGCATCCAAACCTTTGTCATCGAACAGAAACCATGGCGCAACTCGTATGCCAACAACCTGGTGAAGCATTTCATCATCGGTGTTACCGTGTTGGTTGTGGCCGTGCCCGAAGGTCTCCCGTTGGCGGTCACTCTGTCGCTTGCCTACTCGGTGAAGAAAATGATGAAGGACAATAATCTTGTGCGACATTTGGATGCTTGCGAAACGATGGGAAATGCCACTGCCATCTGTTCGGACAAGACCGGAACGCTGACAACCAACCGAATGACCGTGGTTCAGTCGTACATCTGTGAGAAACTGTGCAAAGTTACGCCGAAATACTCCGACATACCGCACATAGTGGGCGAAGCCGTCGTCGAAGGAATTTCGCTCAATTCGGCCTATACGACATGTTTGATGCCGGGCGTCAATCCGGGCGATCCACTGCAGCAGGTTGGCAACAAAACGGAGTGTGCGCTGCTTGGCTTCGTGCAGGGCTTGGGAAAGAGCTACCAAGCGATCCGGGATGTTCATCCGGAGGATTCGTTCACACGGGTGTACACCTTTAACTCGGTCCGAAAGAGCATGAGTACCGTTATCCCACGTCCGGCCGGTGGCTATCGCGTGTACAGCAAGGGTGCCTCGGAGATTGTTCTGAAGAAGTGTTCGTTCATCTACGGTCAGGATGGTGTGCTGGAGAAGTTTACCCGGGACATGCAAGAGCGATTGCTGCATCAAGTGATCGAACCGATGGCGTGCGACGGCCTGCGAACGATTTGTATTGCGTTCCGAGACTTTGTTCCTGGCAAGGCGGAGATCAATCAGGTGCACTGCGAGGGGGAACCGAACTGGGACGACGAGGAAAACATTGTGTGCAATCTGACGTGCTTGTGTGTCGTTGGTATCGAAGATCCTGTCCGGCCGGAGGTACCGGACGCCATCCGAAAGTGTCAACGGGCGGGAATTACGGTGCGAATGGTTACCGGAGACAACATCAACACGGCGCGGTCGATCGCCACCAAGTGTGGCATCATTCGACCCCAAGATGACTTCCTGGTTCTCGAGGGTAAGGAGTTCAACCGACGCATTCGTGACAGCAACGGGGACATCCAGCAGCACCTGCTGGATAAGGTATGGCCGAAGCTGCGAGTGTTGGCCAGATCGTCGCCTACGGATAAGTACAACCTGGTGAAAGGTATTATTGACAGTAAGGTAACCGACAATCGGGAGGTGGTGGCCGTAACGGGCGATGGAACAAACGACGGACCTGCGCTGAAGAAGGCTGACGTTGGATTCGCTATGGGAATTGCCGGCACCGATGTGGCGAAGGAAGCTTCCGATATTATTCTAACCGATGACAATTTCAGCAGTATCGTGAAAGCCGTTATGTGGGGCCGCAATGTGTACGATTCGATTGCCAAGTTTTTGCAGTTCCAGCTGACGGTGAATGTGGTGGCTGTGATTGTTGCTTTCATCGGTGCTTGCGCCGTTCAGGATTCCCCTCTCAAGGCCGTACAAATGTTGTGGATGAATTTGATCATGGACACGTTGGCTTCGCTTGCGCTGGCCACCGAAATGCCAACGGCGGATCTGTTGTTGCGTAAGCCGTACGGTCGAACGAAACCACTGATTTCACGCACAATGATGAAGAATATCCTGGGCCAGGCCGTCTACCAGCTGCTGATCGTGTTCGGCTTTCTGTTTGTGGGCGACAGATTCCTCGACATTGAGTCGGGCCGGGGTCAACCGCTGAATTCCGATTCGACACAGCATTTCACCATCATATTCAACGTATTTGTATTTATGACACTGTTTAATGAGCTGAACGCTCGCAAAATTCACGGCCAACGGAACATTTTCGAAGGTCTGTTCACGAATCCAATCTTCTACAGCATCTGGATCGTCACGCTGGTGTCGCAAATCTTCATCATCCAGTTCGGTAAGGTGGCGTTCTCAACCAAGGCGCTCAACGTCGAACAGTGGTTGTGGAGCGTGTTCTTTGGCCTGGGTACGCTAATCTGGGGCCAGGTGGTCACGTCCATCCCCACCCGCAAGATGCCCAAGAAGATGGCCTGGGGCCGTGGCGACGCCGAGTATGCCGAAGCGATGCGACTCGGCGAGGAGCGCTACGACTCGATGGATAATGACAAAAAACCCCGTGCAG GTTCCAACATCCCAACCGGCCGGCTAATAGGTACTAATGTTGGCGATCTTAAGTATATTGATGAAGATCAAAGACTTCATAATAATCAGCATATTATAG GAGCGGAAGACATCAGCTTGAAAAACTAG
- the LOC129766172 gene encoding plasma membrane calcium-transporting ATPase 2 isoform X3, producing the protein MATIDGRPAQYQITLKNLREIMEHRGREGVAMVNEYGGVHEICRKLYTSANDGLSGSKADIEHRRETFGSNTIPPKPPKSFLTLVWEALQDVTLIILEIAAIISLLLSFYQPADEEEPLEEEEEHYAWIEGLAILVSVFVVVVVTAFNDYSKEKQFRGLQSRIEGEHKFSVIRGGDAVQINIGEIVVGDICQIKYGDLLPADGILIQSNDLKIDESSLTGESDHVKKNESTDPMVLSGTHVMEGSGKMVVTAVGVNSQAGIIFTLLGAAVDEHEAAAKQKKKDAKKAKKLKDGDEITNNSHHPGLKSQATVDSITSDDADAKGGGGGGGGSHGKEKSVLQAKLTKLAIQIGYAGSTIAVLTVIILIIQFCIQTFVIEQKPWRNSYANNLVKHFIIGVTVLVVAVPEGLPLAVTLSLAYSVKKMMKDNNLVRHLDACETMGNATAICSDKTGTLTTNRMTVVQSYICEKLCKVTPKYSDIPHIVGEAVVEGISLNSAYTTCLMPGVNPGDPLQQVGNKTECALLGFVQGLGKSYQAIRDVHPEDSFTRVYTFNSVRKSMSTVIPRPAGGYRVYSKGASEIVLKKCSFIYGQDGVLEKFTRDMQERLLHQVIEPMACDGLRTICIAFRDFVPGKAEINQVHCEGEPNWDDEENIVCNLTCLCVVGIEDPVRPEVPDAIRKCQRAGITVRMVTGDNINTARSIATKCGIIRPQDDFLVLEGKEFNRRIRDSNGDIQQHLLDKVWPKLRVLARSSPTDKYNLVKGIIDSKVTDNREVVAVTGDGTNDGPALKKADVGFAMGIAGTDVAKEASDIILTDDNFSSIVKAVMWGRNVYDSIAKFLQFQLTVNVVAVIVAFIGACAVQDSPLKAVQMLWMNLIMDTLASLALATEMPTADLLLRKPYGRTKPLISRTMMKNILGQAVYQLLIVFGFLFVGDRFLDIESGRGQPLNSDSTQHFTIIFNVFVFMTLFNELNARKIHGQRNIFEGLFTNPIFYSIWIVTLVSQIFIIQFGKVAFSTKALNVEQWLWSVFFGLGTLIWGQVVTSIPTRKMPKKMAWGRGDAEYAEAMRLGEERYDSMDNDKKPRAGQILWIRGLTRLQTQLRVVRAFRSTLEDLEERRSIHSLHSLRSSRSHPGGMSTSGTMTSQGLSNLLYPPGSNIPTGRLIGTNVGDLKYIDEDQRLHNNQHIIGAEDISLKN; encoded by the exons ATGGCGACGATAGACGGGCGACCGGCGCAGTATCAGATCACGCTGAAGAATCTGCGCGAGATCATGGAGCACCGGGGCCGGGAAGGGGTGGCGATGGTGAACGAGTACGGCGGGGTGCACGAGATCtgccggaagctgtacacctcCGCGAACGATGGTCTGAGCGGCTCGAAAGCGGACATCGAGCATCGGCGAGAGACCTTCGGTTCGAATACGATTCCCCCCAAACCACCGAAGTCGTTCCTCACGCTGGTGTGGGAAGCGCTTCAGGACGTGACGCTAATCATTCTGGAAATTGCTGCCATCATATCGTTACTGTTATCGTTCTACCAGCCGGCGGACGAAGAGGAACCCCTCGAGGAGGAAGAGGAGCACTACGCATGGATCGAAGGTCTCGCCATCCTGGTTTCGGTGTTTGTGGTCGTGGTTGTGACGGCCTTCAACGATTACTCGAAGGAGAAACAGTTCCGAGGGCTGCAGTCACGGATCGAGGGCGAGCACAAGTTTTCTGTCATACGAGGCGGCGATGCGGTTCAGATAAACATCGGTGAGATTGTGGTGGGAGACATCTGTCAGATCAAGTACGGTGATCTGCTGCCGGCCGACGGTATACTCATCCAGAGCAATGATCTGAAGATTGACGAATCCTCGCTGACGGGCGAGTCGGATCATGTGAAGAAGAATGAGTCTACGGATCCGATGGTTCTCTCCGGAACTCACGTGATGGAAGGTAGCGGCAAAATGGTGGTAACGGCGGTCGGTGTCAACTCGCAAGCTGGTATCATTTTCACGCTGCTGGGAGCTGCCGTAGATGAGCATGAAGCGGCTGCCAAGCAGAAGAAAAAGGACGCCAAAAAGGCGAAGAAACTGAAAGACGGGGACGAGATTACCAACAACAGCCACCATCCGGGACTGAAGTCTCAAGCAACGGTTGATTCGATCACTTCGGATGATGCGGACGCGAAGGGAGGCGGCGGAGGCGGTGGCGGTAGCCACGGAAAGGAAAAATCCGTCCTCCAGGCTAAACTCACCAAACTAGCCATCCAGATTGGTTACGCTGGTTCCACCATTGCGGTGCTGACCGTCATCATCCTGATCATCCAGTTCTGCATCCAAACCTTTGTCATCGAACAGAAACCATGGCGCAACTCGTATGCCAACAACCTGGTGAAGCATTTCATCATCGGTGTTACCGTGTTGGTTGTGGCCGTGCCCGAAGGTCTCCCGTTGGCGGTCACTCTGTCGCTTGCCTACTCGGTGAAGAAAATGATGAAGGACAATAATCTTGTGCGACATTTGGATGCTTGCGAAACGATGGGAAATGCCACTGCCATCTGTTCGGACAAGACCGGAACGCTGACAACCAACCGAATGACCGTGGTTCAGTCGTACATCTGTGAGAAACTGTGCAAAGTTACGCCGAAATACTCCGACATACCGCACATAGTGGGCGAAGCCGTCGTCGAAGGAATTTCGCTCAATTCGGCCTATACGACATGTTTGATGCCGGGCGTCAATCCGGGCGATCCACTGCAGCAGGTTGGCAACAAAACGGAGTGTGCGCTGCTTGGCTTCGTGCAGGGCTTGGGAAAGAGCTACCAAGCGATCCGGGATGTTCATCCGGAGGATTCGTTCACACGGGTGTACACCTTTAACTCGGTCCGAAAGAGCATGAGTACCGTTATCCCACGTCCGGCCGGTGGCTATCGCGTGTACAGCAAGGGTGCCTCGGAGATTGTTCTGAAGAAGTGTTCGTTCATCTACGGTCAGGATGGTGTGCTGGAGAAGTTTACCCGGGACATGCAAGAGCGATTGCTGCATCAAGTGATCGAACCGATGGCGTGCGACGGCCTGCGAACGATTTGTATTGCGTTCCGAGACTTTGTTCCTGGCAAGGCGGAGATCAATCAGGTGCACTGCGAGGGGGAACCGAACTGGGACGACGAGGAAAACATTGTGTGCAATCTGACGTGCTTGTGTGTCGTTGGTATCGAAGATCCTGTCCGGCCGGAGGTACCGGACGCCATCCGAAAGTGTCAACGGGCGGGAATTACGGTGCGAATGGTTACCGGAGACAACATCAACACGGCGCGGTCGATCGCCACCAAGTGTGGCATCATTCGACCCCAAGATGACTTCCTGGTTCTCGAGGGTAAGGAGTTCAACCGACGCATTCGTGACAGCAACGGGGACATCCAGCAGCACCTGCTGGATAAGGTATGGCCGAAGCTGCGAGTGTTGGCCAGATCGTCGCCTACGGATAAGTACAACCTGGTGAAAGGTATTATTGACAGTAAGGTAACCGACAATCGGGAGGTGGTGGCCGTAACGGGCGATGGAACAAACGACGGACCTGCGCTGAAGAAGGCTGACGTTGGATTCGCTATGGGAATTGCCGGCACCGATGTGGCGAAGGAAGCTTCCGATATTATTCTAACCGATGACAATTTCAGCAGTATCGTGAAAGCCGTTATGTGGGGCCGCAATGTGTACGATTCGATTGCCAAGTTTTTGCAGTTCCAGCTGACGGTGAATGTGGTGGCTGTGATTGTTGCTTTCATCGGTGCTTGCGCCGTTCAGGATTCCCCTCTCAAGGCCGTACAAATGTTGTGGATGAATTTGATCATGGACACGTTGGCTTCGCTTGCGCTGGCCACCGAAATGCCAACGGCGGATCTGTTGTTGCGTAAGCCGTACGGTCGAACGAAACCACTGATTTCACGCACAATGATGAAGAATATCCTGGGCCAGGCCGTCTACCAGCTGCTGATCGTGTTCGGCTTTCTGTTTGTGGGCGACAGATTCCTCGACATTGAGTCGGGCCGGGGTCAACCGCTGAATTCCGATTCGACACAGCATTTCACCATCATATTCAACGTATTTGTATTTATGACACTGTTTAATGAGCTGAACGCTCGCAAAATTCACGGCCAACGGAACATTTTCGAAGGTCTGTTCACGAATCCAATCTTCTACAGCATCTGGATCGTCACGCTGGTGTCGCAAATCTTCATCATCCAGTTCGGTAAGGTGGCGTTCTCAACCAAGGCGCTCAACGTCGAACAGTGGTTGTGGAGCGTGTTCTTTGGCCTGGGTACGCTAATCTGGGGCCAGGTGGTCACGTCCATCCCCACCCGCAAGATGCCCAAGAAGATGGCCTGGGGCCGTGGCGACGCCGAGTATGCCGAAGCGATGCGACTCGGCGAGGAGCGCTACGACTCGATGGATAATGACAAAAAACCCCGTGCAGGTCAGATATTATGGATCCGTGGCCTTACCAGGCTGCAGACCCAGCTTCGTGTTGTACGTGCATTTCGATCCACATTAGAAGATTTAGAAGAACGTCGTTCCATTCATAGCTTGCATAGTCTTAGAAGTTCACGCAGTCATCCCGGAGGCATGAGCACGAGTGGTACAATGACTAGTCAAGGTCTCTCAAATCTCTTATATCCACCAGGTTCCAACATCCCAACCGGCCGGCTAATAGGTACTAATGTTGGCGATCTTAAGTATATTGATGAAGATCAAAGACTTCATAATAATCAGCATATTATAG GAGCGGAAGACATCAGCTTGAAAAACTAG
- the LOC129766172 gene encoding plasma membrane calcium-transporting ATPase 2 isoform X5, protein MATIDGRPAQYQITLKNLREIMEHRGREGVAMVNEYGGVHEICRKLYTSANDGLSGSKADIEHRRETFGSNTIPPKPPKSFLTLVWEALQDVTLIILEIAAIISLLLSFYQPADEEEPLEEEEEHYAWIEGLAILVSVFVVVVVTAFNDYSKEKQFRGLQSRIEGEHKFSVIRGGDAVQINIGEIVVGDICQIKYGDLLPADGILIQSNDLKIDESSLTGESDHVKKNESTDPMVLSGTHVMEGSGKMVVTAVGVNSQAGIIFTLLGAAVDEHEAAAKQKKKDAKKAKKLKDGDEITNNSHHPGLKSQATVDSITSDDADAKGGGGGGGGSHGKEKSVLQAKLTKLAIQIGYAGSTIAVLTVIILIIQFCIQTFVIEQKPWRNSYANNLVKHFIIGVTVLVVAVPEGLPLAVTLSLAYSVKKMMKDNNLVRHLDACETMGNATAICSDKTGTLTTNRMTVVQSYICEKLCKVTPKYSDIPHIVGEAVVEGISLNSAYTTCLMPGVNPGDPLQQVGNKTECALLGFVQGLGKSYQAIRDVHPEDSFTRVYTFNSVRKSMSTVIPRPAGGYRVYSKGASEIVLKKCSFIYGQDGVLEKFTRDMQERLLHQVIEPMACDGLRTICIAFRDFVPGKAEINQVHCEGEPNWDDEENIVCNLTCLCVVGIEDPVRPEVPDAIRKCQRAGITVRMVTGDNINTARSIATKCGIIRPQDDFLVLEGKEFNRRIRDSNGDIQQHLLDKVWPKLRVLARSSPTDKYNLVKGIIDSKVTDNREVVAVTGDGTNDGPALKKADVGFAMGIAGTDVAKEASDIILTDDNFSSIVKAVMWGRNVYDSIAKFLQFQLTVNVVAVIVAFIGACAVQDSPLKAVQMLWMNLIMDTLASLALATEMPTADLLLRKPYGRTKPLISRTMMKNILGQAVYQLLIVFGFLFVGDRFLDIESGRGQPLNSDSTQHFTIIFNVFVFMTLFNELNARKIHGQRNIFEGLFTNPIFYSIWIVTLVSQIFIIQFGKVAFSTKALNVEQWLWSVFFGLGTLIWGQVVTSIPTRKMPKKMAWGRGDAEYAEAMRLGEERYDSMDNDKKPRAGQILWIRGLTRLQTQLRVVRAFRSTLEDLEERRSIHSLHSLRSSRSHPGGSNIPTGRLIGTNVGDLKYIDEDQRLHNNQHIIGAEDISLKN, encoded by the exons ATGGCGACGATAGACGGGCGACCGGCGCAGTATCAGATCACGCTGAAGAATCTGCGCGAGATCATGGAGCACCGGGGCCGGGAAGGGGTGGCGATGGTGAACGAGTACGGCGGGGTGCACGAGATCtgccggaagctgtacacctcCGCGAACGATGGTCTGAGCGGCTCGAAAGCGGACATCGAGCATCGGCGAGAGACCTTCGGTTCGAATACGATTCCCCCCAAACCACCGAAGTCGTTCCTCACGCTGGTGTGGGAAGCGCTTCAGGACGTGACGCTAATCATTCTGGAAATTGCTGCCATCATATCGTTACTGTTATCGTTCTACCAGCCGGCGGACGAAGAGGAACCCCTCGAGGAGGAAGAGGAGCACTACGCATGGATCGAAGGTCTCGCCATCCTGGTTTCGGTGTTTGTGGTCGTGGTTGTGACGGCCTTCAACGATTACTCGAAGGAGAAACAGTTCCGAGGGCTGCAGTCACGGATCGAGGGCGAGCACAAGTTTTCTGTCATACGAGGCGGCGATGCGGTTCAGATAAACATCGGTGAGATTGTGGTGGGAGACATCTGTCAGATCAAGTACGGTGATCTGCTGCCGGCCGACGGTATACTCATCCAGAGCAATGATCTGAAGATTGACGAATCCTCGCTGACGGGCGAGTCGGATCATGTGAAGAAGAATGAGTCTACGGATCCGATGGTTCTCTCCGGAACTCACGTGATGGAAGGTAGCGGCAAAATGGTGGTAACGGCGGTCGGTGTCAACTCGCAAGCTGGTATCATTTTCACGCTGCTGGGAGCTGCCGTAGATGAGCATGAAGCGGCTGCCAAGCAGAAGAAAAAGGACGCCAAAAAGGCGAAGAAACTGAAAGACGGGGACGAGATTACCAACAACAGCCACCATCCGGGACTGAAGTCTCAAGCAACGGTTGATTCGATCACTTCGGATGATGCGGACGCGAAGGGAGGCGGCGGAGGCGGTGGCGGTAGCCACGGAAAGGAAAAATCCGTCCTCCAGGCTAAACTCACCAAACTAGCCATCCAGATTGGTTACGCTGGTTCCACCATTGCGGTGCTGACCGTCATCATCCTGATCATCCAGTTCTGCATCCAAACCTTTGTCATCGAACAGAAACCATGGCGCAACTCGTATGCCAACAACCTGGTGAAGCATTTCATCATCGGTGTTACCGTGTTGGTTGTGGCCGTGCCCGAAGGTCTCCCGTTGGCGGTCACTCTGTCGCTTGCCTACTCGGTGAAGAAAATGATGAAGGACAATAATCTTGTGCGACATTTGGATGCTTGCGAAACGATGGGAAATGCCACTGCCATCTGTTCGGACAAGACCGGAACGCTGACAACCAACCGAATGACCGTGGTTCAGTCGTACATCTGTGAGAAACTGTGCAAAGTTACGCCGAAATACTCCGACATACCGCACATAGTGGGCGAAGCCGTCGTCGAAGGAATTTCGCTCAATTCGGCCTATACGACATGTTTGATGCCGGGCGTCAATCCGGGCGATCCACTGCAGCAGGTTGGCAACAAAACGGAGTGTGCGCTGCTTGGCTTCGTGCAGGGCTTGGGAAAGAGCTACCAAGCGATCCGGGATGTTCATCCGGAGGATTCGTTCACACGGGTGTACACCTTTAACTCGGTCCGAAAGAGCATGAGTACCGTTATCCCACGTCCGGCCGGTGGCTATCGCGTGTACAGCAAGGGTGCCTCGGAGATTGTTCTGAAGAAGTGTTCGTTCATCTACGGTCAGGATGGTGTGCTGGAGAAGTTTACCCGGGACATGCAAGAGCGATTGCTGCATCAAGTGATCGAACCGATGGCGTGCGACGGCCTGCGAACGATTTGTATTGCGTTCCGAGACTTTGTTCCTGGCAAGGCGGAGATCAATCAGGTGCACTGCGAGGGGGAACCGAACTGGGACGACGAGGAAAACATTGTGTGCAATCTGACGTGCTTGTGTGTCGTTGGTATCGAAGATCCTGTCCGGCCGGAGGTACCGGACGCCATCCGAAAGTGTCAACGGGCGGGAATTACGGTGCGAATGGTTACCGGAGACAACATCAACACGGCGCGGTCGATCGCCACCAAGTGTGGCATCATTCGACCCCAAGATGACTTCCTGGTTCTCGAGGGTAAGGAGTTCAACCGACGCATTCGTGACAGCAACGGGGACATCCAGCAGCACCTGCTGGATAAGGTATGGCCGAAGCTGCGAGTGTTGGCCAGATCGTCGCCTACGGATAAGTACAACCTGGTGAAAGGTATTATTGACAGTAAGGTAACCGACAATCGGGAGGTGGTGGCCGTAACGGGCGATGGAACAAACGACGGACCTGCGCTGAAGAAGGCTGACGTTGGATTCGCTATGGGAATTGCCGGCACCGATGTGGCGAAGGAAGCTTCCGATATTATTCTAACCGATGACAATTTCAGCAGTATCGTGAAAGCCGTTATGTGGGGCCGCAATGTGTACGATTCGATTGCCAAGTTTTTGCAGTTCCAGCTGACGGTGAATGTGGTGGCTGTGATTGTTGCTTTCATCGGTGCTTGCGCCGTTCAGGATTCCCCTCTCAAGGCCGTACAAATGTTGTGGATGAATTTGATCATGGACACGTTGGCTTCGCTTGCGCTGGCCACCGAAATGCCAACGGCGGATCTGTTGTTGCGTAAGCCGTACGGTCGAACGAAACCACTGATTTCACGCACAATGATGAAGAATATCCTGGGCCAGGCCGTCTACCAGCTGCTGATCGTGTTCGGCTTTCTGTTTGTGGGCGACAGATTCCTCGACATTGAGTCGGGCCGGGGTCAACCGCTGAATTCCGATTCGACACAGCATTTCACCATCATATTCAACGTATTTGTATTTATGACACTGTTTAATGAGCTGAACGCTCGCAAAATTCACGGCCAACGGAACATTTTCGAAGGTCTGTTCACGAATCCAATCTTCTACAGCATCTGGATCGTCACGCTGGTGTCGCAAATCTTCATCATCCAGTTCGGTAAGGTGGCGTTCTCAACCAAGGCGCTCAACGTCGAACAGTGGTTGTGGAGCGTGTTCTTTGGCCTGGGTACGCTAATCTGGGGCCAGGTGGTCACGTCCATCCCCACCCGCAAGATGCCCAAGAAGATGGCCTGGGGCCGTGGCGACGCCGAGTATGCCGAAGCGATGCGACTCGGCGAGGAGCGCTACGACTCGATGGATAATGACAAAAAACCCCGTGCAGGTCAGATATTATGGATCCGTGGCCTTACCAGGCTGCAGACCCAGCTTCGTGTTGTACGTGCATTTCGATCCACATTAGAAGATTTAGAAGAACGTCGTTCCATTCATAGCTTGCATAGTCTTAGAAGTTCACGCAGTCATCCCGGAG GTTCCAACATCCCAACCGGCCGGCTAATAGGTACTAATGTTGGCGATCTTAAGTATATTGATGAAGATCAAAGACTTCATAATAATCAGCATATTATAG GAGCGGAAGACATCAGCTTGAAAAACTAG